The following coding sequences are from one Arthrobacter sp. 24S4-2 window:
- a CDS encoding CaiB/BaiF CoA-transferase family protein, whose translation MTSTESTPQAEGPLSGYLVVDLSRALAGPHAGMMLADLGARVIKVENPGNGDDTRGWGPPFVGPEDDPQATYFLSCNRNKESIALDLKSDDGRTVLRELLERADVVIENFRTGVLDRLGFSAAEMHALNPALVILSITGFGHDGPEARRSGYDQILQGEAGLMSLTGAGPDDPQRVGVPIADLLSGMYGAFGTLAALLQRERTGQGQIVRTSLLAALIGVHAFQGTRATVAGETPKAQGNHHPSIAPYGLFHCRQGRVQISVGSEKLWNTFASAFGIDFARPEFATNAERVRNREKVIEEVEQAFSGFEAEPLLAKLNEAGIPAGKVRTLDEVYAWEQVHSQGLVIDVDHKILGTVSLPGPPLRFFSNADTAETTLKTHTAPPLLDQDGKQIRQWLGLVPADAEKERR comes from the coding sequence ATGACCAGCACTGAATCCACGCCACAGGCGGAAGGGCCGCTCTCCGGCTACCTCGTGGTGGACCTGAGCCGCGCCCTCGCCGGCCCGCACGCCGGCATGATGCTGGCCGACCTCGGCGCCCGGGTCATCAAGGTGGAGAACCCCGGCAACGGAGACGATACCCGCGGCTGGGGTCCCCCGTTCGTCGGCCCCGAAGACGACCCCCAGGCCACCTACTTCCTGTCCTGCAACCGCAACAAGGAATCCATCGCCCTGGACCTGAAGAGCGACGACGGCCGGACCGTCCTTCGCGAACTGCTGGAACGCGCCGACGTCGTCATCGAAAACTTCCGCACCGGCGTGCTGGACCGGCTCGGTTTCTCCGCCGCCGAAATGCACGCGCTGAACCCGGCACTGGTCATCCTGTCCATCACCGGCTTCGGGCATGACGGGCCGGAAGCCCGCCGCAGCGGCTACGACCAGATCCTGCAGGGCGAGGCCGGGCTGATGTCCCTGACCGGGGCCGGACCGGACGACCCGCAGCGGGTGGGCGTCCCCATCGCCGACCTCCTGTCCGGCATGTACGGCGCGTTCGGCACCCTGGCGGCGCTGCTGCAGCGCGAGCGGACCGGGCAGGGCCAGATCGTCCGCACCTCCCTGCTCGCGGCGCTCATCGGGGTGCATGCCTTCCAGGGCACCAGGGCCACGGTGGCCGGCGAAACCCCCAAGGCCCAGGGCAACCACCACCCCTCCATCGCCCCCTACGGTCTGTTCCACTGCCGGCAGGGCCGGGTCCAGATCAGCGTGGGGAGCGAAAAGCTCTGGAACACGTTTGCGTCCGCCTTCGGGATCGACTTCGCACGGCCGGAATTCGCCACCAACGCGGAGCGTGTCCGCAACCGCGAAAAAGTCATCGAAGAAGTGGAACAGGCGTTCTCCGGGTTCGAGGCCGAGCCGCTGCTCGCCAAACTCAATGAGGCCGGCATCCCGGCCGGCAAGGTCCGCACCCTGGACGAGGTGTACGCGTGGGAGCAGGTCCATTCGCAGGGCCTGGTGATCGACGTGGACCACAAGATCCTGGGCACTGTGAGCCTGCCCGGTCCGCCGCTGCGGTTCTTCAGCAACGCCGACACGGCGGAAACCACGCTCAAGACGCACACCGCACCGCCGCTGCTGGACCAGGACGGGAAACAGATCCGGCAGTGGCTCGGTTTGGTGCCGGCGGACGCGGAAAAGGAAAGGCGCTAA
- a CDS encoding SLC13 family permease, which translates to MSAPVLSIVILAVMFLLATVLPLNMGALAFVGAFLLGSVVLGMSTTDILANFPGGLFLTIVGVTYLFAIAQNNGTIDLLVRGAVRMVGSKVALIPWIMFAITALITAVGALSPAAVAIIAPIALSFAAKHKLNPLMMGMMVIHGAQAGGFSPIAVYGVTVNGIIAKTELEANPMAIFLASFVFNLAIALVLFIVLGGTRLTSTAGGRLVEQAAEKRMAVSVGARAAAVTLQGSGTDIRPAAGRPAANDARPSVPQLVTILGLIALAVISLGFKVDVGFVSITIAMVLALVSPAAQKGAVNKISWSTVLLLCGMLTFVGVLEEAGTIKFVSDSVAHLGMPLVAALLICYIGAVVSAFASSTAILAALIPLAVPFLATGEIGAVGVIAALAVASTIVDVSPFSTNGALVLANAPEDVDKDRFYKQILAYSGIVVVAGPAVAWLVMVVPGWL; encoded by the coding sequence GTCCGCTCCTGTCCTTTCCATAGTCATCCTCGCGGTGATGTTCCTGCTGGCCACGGTGCTCCCCCTCAACATGGGCGCTTTGGCGTTTGTGGGCGCATTCCTGCTGGGCTCGGTGGTGCTGGGAATGTCCACCACGGACATTCTCGCCAACTTCCCGGGCGGCCTGTTCCTGACCATCGTCGGGGTTACGTATCTGTTTGCCATCGCGCAGAACAACGGCACCATTGACTTGCTGGTCCGGGGTGCCGTGCGGATGGTGGGCAGCAAGGTGGCGCTCATCCCGTGGATCATGTTCGCCATCACCGCCCTGATCACTGCGGTCGGGGCCCTCTCCCCCGCGGCGGTGGCCATCATCGCCCCGATCGCCCTCAGCTTCGCCGCAAAGCACAAGCTCAATCCGCTCATGATGGGCATGATGGTGATTCACGGCGCCCAGGCCGGGGGCTTCTCCCCCATCGCCGTCTACGGCGTCACCGTCAACGGCATCATTGCCAAGACGGAACTGGAAGCCAACCCGATGGCGATCTTCCTGGCCAGCTTCGTCTTCAATCTCGCCATTGCGCTAGTGCTGTTCATTGTCCTTGGCGGCACCAGGCTAACGTCCACGGCGGGCGGGCGGCTGGTGGAACAAGCCGCCGAAAAGCGCATGGCAGTCAGCGTGGGCGCCCGTGCAGCCGCTGTGACGCTGCAGGGGTCAGGCACGGACATTCGCCCCGCTGCCGGACGCCCGGCAGCAAACGATGCCCGCCCTTCCGTTCCCCAGCTAGTCACCATCCTCGGCCTGATCGCCCTGGCTGTCATATCGCTGGGCTTCAAGGTGGACGTCGGCTTTGTCTCCATCACCATCGCCATGGTCCTTGCCCTCGTGTCCCCGGCTGCCCAGAAGGGAGCCGTCAACAAGATCAGCTGGTCCACCGTCCTGCTCCTCTGCGGCATGCTCACCTTCGTCGGCGTCCTGGAAGAGGCGGGCACCATCAAGTTCGTGTCCGACAGCGTTGCCCACCTTGGCATGCCGCTGGTGGCCGCGCTGCTGATCTGCTACATCGGCGCCGTGGTCTCGGCGTTCGCCTCCTCCACCGCCATCCTCGCGGCCCTCATTCCCCTGGCGGTGCCGTTCCTGGCCACCGGCGAGATTGGCGCGGTCGGGGTCATCGCCGCCCTGGCCGTGGCCTCCACGATCGTGGACGTTTCCCCTTTCTCCACCAACGGCGCCCTGGTGCTCGCCAACGCGCCCGAAGACGTGGACAAGGACAGGTTTTACAAGCAGATCCTGGCCTACAGCGGCATCGTCGTCGTTGCCGGACCCGCCGTCGCCTGGCTGGTCATGGTGGTCCCGGGCTGGCTCTAG